A genome region from Schlesneria paludicola DSM 18645 includes the following:
- a CDS encoding Gfo/Idh/MocA family protein: protein METTNGSLNRKLRMALVGGGQGSFIGRVHATAAVLDNRAALVAGALSSDPARAKASAPAYDIANDRAYISIDELCQKEAALPADKRIDFVTVATPNHTHFAIAKTALQAGFNVICDKPMTFDLAQAEELAKLVEKSGAVFAVSHNYTGYPLVRQAREMILGGELGEIQAIRSNYIQGWLRTRLESSDQKQAAWRTDPSKSGAAGCFGDIGTHAYNLARYMTGLLPAEVSCHLKAFEPGRKLDDYGHAVVRFENGGLGSVTASQISHGRENDLFIEVDGTKGAIAWRQENPNEMTFRRNGHPHAIYTRDPNAPFMNASGKAACRLPSGHPEAFFEAFANIYRFAYDDMVKRAAGQSFERFNTIYPNVYDGVEGMYFIQQCVASSAHNGAWMPLKHPVARR, encoded by the coding sequence ATGGAGACGACCAACGGATCGCTCAACCGCAAGCTTCGCATGGCTTTAGTGGGCGGCGGACAGGGCTCGTTTATTGGCCGCGTGCATGCCACCGCGGCGGTGCTGGATAATCGTGCGGCGCTTGTCGCCGGCGCTCTCTCCTCTGATCCCGCCCGCGCGAAGGCGTCCGCTCCTGCGTATGATATCGCCAACGATCGTGCCTACATTTCCATTGATGAACTTTGCCAGAAAGAAGCGGCACTCCCCGCAGACAAGCGAATCGATTTTGTCACGGTCGCGACACCGAATCACACGCACTTCGCGATCGCGAAGACCGCCCTGCAAGCGGGATTCAACGTCATCTGCGACAAGCCAATGACGTTCGACCTGGCTCAAGCCGAAGAACTTGCGAAGCTGGTCGAAAAGTCTGGGGCGGTGTTTGCGGTCTCGCACAACTACACTGGCTATCCCTTGGTGCGTCAGGCACGTGAGATGATCCTGGGTGGCGAGCTGGGCGAAATCCAAGCCATTCGCTCAAACTACATTCAGGGATGGCTGCGGACTCGACTGGAATCGTCGGACCAGAAGCAAGCCGCCTGGCGTACCGATCCGTCAAAATCCGGTGCGGCGGGTTGCTTCGGCGATATCGGAACACACGCGTACAATCTGGCCCGATACATGACGGGACTGTTACCCGCCGAAGTGTCTTGCCATCTGAAAGCGTTTGAACCGGGCCGGAAACTGGACGACTACGGTCATGCCGTCGTTCGATTCGAAAATGGTGGACTTGGATCGGTCACCGCCAGTCAAATTTCGCACGGTCGTGAGAACGATCTGTTCATCGAAGTTGATGGAACCAAGGGCGCGATCGCCTGGCGACAGGAAAACCCAAATGAAATGACGTTCCGGCGCAACGGCCATCCACACGCAATCTATACCCGCGACCCGAATGCGCCATTCATGAACGCTTCTGGGAAAGCCGCTTGCCGTTTGCCGAGCGGTCATCCCGAAGCCTTCTTCGAAGCATTCGCCAATATCTACCGCTTTGCGTACGACGATATGGTCAAACGGGCGGCGGGTCAGTCATTTGAGCGTTTCAACACGATTTATCCGAACGTCTACGATGGCGTGGAAGGGATGTATTTCATCCAGCAATGTGTCGCCAGCAGCGCTCACAACGGTGCCTGGATGCCACTGAAGCATCCGGTCGCCCGACGGTAA
- a CDS encoding carboxypeptidase-like regulatory domain-containing protein yields MRRTFNFLTTAAVALATIGIVVPQVSLLGGETTVAPRVRVVAPNSILDVKLSADGTISGRVINPNGERVVGAAVTAKQGAVEAGQSVTDEQGRFVLRNLKTGIYEVGTGNTVGHYRVWTEKSAPPSAMPHCLLVVGENGARGQYGLSQTIVGENLGLILLASTTGLALASLIVALHADRVARAADENSKKSP; encoded by the coding sequence ATGAGACGCACATTCAACTTCCTGACGACAGCCGCTGTGGCCTTGGCGACGATTGGCATCGTGGTCCCACAAGTGAGCCTGCTGGGTGGTGAGACGACAGTTGCCCCGCGTGTTCGAGTGGTTGCACCGAATTCGATTCTTGACGTCAAGCTGTCTGCCGACGGGACGATCTCGGGCCGAGTGATCAACCCGAACGGCGAACGCGTTGTTGGCGCCGCCGTCACGGCGAAGCAAGGGGCCGTCGAAGCCGGTCAGTCGGTAACGGACGAGCAGGGACGCTTTGTACTGCGCAACTTGAAAACGGGAATCTACGAGGTCGGAACGGGAAATACGGTCGGACATTATCGCGTCTGGACCGAAAAATCGGCCCCTCCTTCGGCGATGCCTCATTGCCTGCTCGTCGTCGGTGAAAATGGGGCTCGCGGTCAGTACGGGCTGTCTCAAACAATCGTGGGCGAAAATCTTGGTTTGATCCTGTTGGCGTCCACAACCGGACTTGCACTCGCCAGTTTGATTGTAGCTTTGCATGCGGATCGGGTTGCGAGAGCGGCGGATGAGAACAGCAAAAAGTCTCCCTGA
- a CDS encoding carboxypeptidase-like regulatory domain-containing protein, translating to MRKSGLFKCAIVALAIAGVVFPKSQMLAAEQARVNAMKIVPSSTIFDVRLGADGKFQGRVVDHSGTPIEGAKVEVKRGSTVVAQTVTDREGVYSVKNLSSGQYLVRSGSTEGAYRFWSEETAPPSAKSQGLLVMGENGARGQYGVMDLNGIIVASSVAVALAASITALVIATNAKRSADNAFHSP from the coding sequence ATGCGTAAGAGTGGTCTATTCAAATGTGCAATCGTCGCCTTGGCGATTGCTGGTGTTGTCTTTCCGAAATCGCAAATGCTGGCGGCGGAACAGGCACGTGTGAACGCGATGAAGATTGTGCCTTCAAGCACGATCTTTGATGTGCGACTTGGAGCCGATGGAAAGTTCCAGGGACGCGTTGTGGATCATTCCGGCACCCCGATTGAGGGCGCCAAAGTGGAAGTCAAACGCGGTTCCACCGTTGTGGCGCAGACCGTGACGGACCGAGAAGGCGTCTACTCCGTGAAGAACCTAAGCTCGGGCCAATACCTCGTTCGCTCAGGTTCAACAGAAGGGGCATATCGGTTCTGGTCGGAAGAGACCGCACCACCCTCTGCGAAATCGCAGGGCCTGCTCGTGATGGGTGAGAACGGGGCTCGTGGGCAATACGGCGTGATGGATCTCAACGGTATCATCGTCGCGTCGTCGGTTGCTGTGGCACTGGCAGCCAGTATCACGGCTCTGGTCATCGCGACCAATGCGAAACGATCCGCCGACAATGCTTTCCATTCACCTTGA
- a CDS encoding SDR family oxidoreductase — protein MSYHLLTGATGLLGNYLLRDLLLQNIPVAVLVRPNRKQTARQRIEAALCAWDVELGRPLPRPVVLEGDIALPDLGLDAVNIRWAAEYCSAVIHNAASLTFHSTSKEGEPWRSNIGGTRNVLDFCRNTGIRKFHHVSTAYVAGLRQGRVLETELDVGQKFSNDYECSKLQAETMVREADFLDEPTVFRPGIIIGDSQTGMTTTYHGYYAALQLVHTLVRALPTNETGLVGGEKTRLTLTGNETKYLVPVDWVSAVMAQVITHAMWHGKTYHLTPKHPVTVRLIRDVLEQSAGFYGASFCGTDMQPDDPSESELLFYEHIRVYNSYWKMDPEFDLTNTEMAAPNLPCPHVNRDLLVKLSRIAIESGFPTPSKKPLEPQFDAEGHLQHLIEQAGNVSLAESDERLLGLEIVGHGGGQWQLVVRGDELIGVETGIHADRLATCQLDIDTYADLAGGRTTWKQAFKNGSAQLHGNGRSLNEYATILDQLVAQPVK, from the coding sequence ATGAGTTATCATTTGTTGACCGGGGCCACCGGCCTGCTCGGCAACTACCTGTTACGTGACCTTCTGCTTCAAAACATACCGGTCGCCGTGCTGGTGCGACCCAATCGAAAACAGACGGCACGCCAGCGGATCGAAGCTGCGTTGTGTGCATGGGATGTGGAATTGGGTCGACCATTGCCGCGCCCCGTCGTGTTGGAAGGGGACATTGCGCTTCCCGACCTTGGACTGGATGCGGTGAACATCCGATGGGCTGCCGAATACTGTTCGGCCGTCATCCACAACGCCGCAAGTTTGACGTTCCACTCGACCAGCAAAGAGGGCGAGCCGTGGCGTTCCAACATCGGCGGTACGCGAAATGTGCTGGACTTCTGCCGTAATACCGGCATTCGTAAGTTCCATCATGTTTCGACGGCTTATGTCGCCGGATTGCGACAGGGGCGCGTACTTGAAACGGAGCTCGACGTCGGACAGAAGTTCTCGAACGACTACGAGTGCAGTAAGCTGCAAGCGGAGACGATGGTTCGCGAAGCCGACTTCCTGGACGAGCCGACCGTCTTCCGGCCCGGGATCATCATCGGTGATTCTCAAACCGGCATGACGACCACGTATCACGGTTACTATGCCGCGCTGCAGCTCGTTCATACGCTGGTTCGGGCCTTGCCAACGAACGAAACAGGCTTGGTCGGTGGCGAGAAAACCCGCTTAACCCTAACCGGCAACGAAACCAAGTATCTCGTTCCCGTCGATTGGGTTTCCGCCGTGATGGCACAGGTCATCACGCACGCGATGTGGCATGGGAAGACGTACCATCTGACGCCGAAGCACCCGGTAACGGTTCGCCTGATCCGCGACGTCCTGGAGCAGTCGGCCGGCTTCTACGGTGCCAGTTTCTGTGGAACGGATATGCAGCCCGACGATCCGTCGGAGTCGGAATTGTTGTTCTACGAACATATTCGCGTTTACAACTCGTATTGGAAGATGGACCCTGAGTTCGATCTCACCAATACTGAAATGGCCGCTCCGAATTTGCCCTGTCCGCACGTCAATCGTGACTTGCTGGTGAAGCTGTCACGTATTGCGATCGAAAGTGGATTTCCAACCCCCAGCAAGAAGCCGCTCGAGCCTCAATTCGATGCCGAAGGGCACTTGCAGCATCTCATCGAGCAGGCTGGAAACGTCTCGCTGGCTGAGTCGGACGAACGTTTGCTGGGGCTCGAAATCGTCGGACATGGTGGCGGCCAATGGCAATTGGTCGTCCGAGGCGACGAACTGATTGGCGTCGAAACGGGGATCCATGCCGATCGCCTGGCAACCTGCCAGCTCGACATCGATACGTATGCGGATCTTGCAGGCGGTCGAACGACATGGAAGCAGGCATTCAAGAACGGTTCGGCCCAATTGCATGGCAATGGGCGCAGCCTGAATGAGTATGCGACAATCCTTGATCAATTGGTGGCGCAGCCCGTGAAGTAG
- a CDS encoding rhomboid family intramembrane serine protease, whose translation MRWIRVAPVTAEVVIVCVALYLGCVVQSMWSHERLDDAQRIWGAIQSRTFFDLHDGIHRVPELELNGPFDIWEGEWWRIPLSSFHHDDLFVLVLNLGVTGFLGLRLEKYWGHFSYAMFLVVAVCLPTMAELAVGHASNGLFGVNAAMFGAFVVLREFDRSVGQLFSLQAAYLGLCGMLLAFGVQVIGGRDLPVLSLLVGLCYGAVVGVVFGGPLKRFAMARVALVLLHFCLVPAMWSVVHPTWSGRYFWYRAVTTRDLEQSERRLERAIHCDPSLTAVWLRWSQSAELRHDPLEAWSRLVRGLLANPSSSPLMEGTRRLWRRLGVIERTRATEILDQSFGQLSGRWLAQIRSDGVSVVAKKDGFSEDAGPPVDLREFALDQKLELPDLDVFTGCLSGAGSKAPIEQDEAVEGKTL comes from the coding sequence TTGCGCTGGATTCGTGTTGCTCCTGTCACGGCCGAGGTGGTCATCGTCTGCGTCGCTCTTTACTTGGGCTGCGTCGTTCAATCGATGTGGAGCCATGAGCGGCTGGATGACGCCCAACGCATTTGGGGGGCGATTCAGTCGCGAACATTCTTCGATCTTCATGATGGCATTCATCGAGTTCCGGAATTGGAACTCAATGGACCTTTTGATATTTGGGAAGGTGAGTGGTGGCGGATTCCTCTGTCGTCGTTTCACCACGACGATTTGTTCGTTCTGGTCCTGAATCTGGGGGTGACAGGTTTTCTCGGGCTGCGACTCGAAAAGTACTGGGGCCACTTCTCGTATGCGATGTTCCTGGTCGTCGCCGTTTGCCTTCCCACAATGGCCGAATTGGCCGTGGGGCATGCGAGCAATGGCTTATTTGGCGTCAATGCGGCGATGTTCGGTGCGTTTGTCGTATTGCGAGAATTCGATCGAAGTGTGGGCCAGCTATTTTCCCTACAGGCGGCCTATCTGGGGCTTTGTGGCATGCTGCTTGCCTTCGGCGTGCAAGTGATCGGCGGCCGAGATCTGCCGGTCCTCAGTCTTTTGGTCGGCTTGTGCTACGGTGCCGTCGTCGGGGTGGTATTCGGTGGCCCGCTTAAGCGGTTTGCGATGGCCCGAGTCGCGCTGGTCCTTCTGCACTTCTGTCTCGTGCCAGCAATGTGGAGTGTCGTGCATCCCACTTGGTCAGGGCGGTACTTTTGGTATCGCGCTGTGACGACTCGAGATTTGGAACAGAGTGAGCGGCGCCTGGAGCGGGCGATTCATTGCGATCCCTCTCTAACGGCGGTTTGGCTCCGTTGGTCTCAAAGTGCAGAGCTGCGACATGATCCGCTGGAAGCCTGGAGTCGTCTGGTTCGGGGACTTCTCGCGAATCCAAGCAGTTCCCCCCTGATGGAAGGAACGCGAAGGCTCTGGAGGAGACTTGGTGTGATTGAGCGTACCCGGGCGACTGAGATTCTCGATCAGTCCTTCGGCCAGTTGAGCGGCAGGTGGCTCGCGCAGATCCGGTCAGATGGTGTGTCTGTCGTCGCGAAAAAGGACGGCTTTTCGGAAGATGCCGGTCCGCCGGTGGACCTTCGCGAGTTCGCTTTGGATCAGAAGCTGGAGCTCCCTGACCTGGACGTATTTACAGGTTGCTTGAGCGGGGCCGGTTCTAAGGCACCGATTGAGCAGGATGAGGCCGTGGAAGGGAAAACGCTTTAA
- a CDS encoding sulfatase, which yields MRRRLNAVVVFAFVVGVVLGSWKWWQGSPRPNLLFVTLDTTRADRLGCYGYRLAKTPFLDQLAARGVVFENAYTAVPITLPSHATMFTGLMPPEHGLRINGTNQLPEDVTTLAQVLQRRGYRTGGFVSSLVLESRFGLSRGFDCYDDRLGSGAGGVESERVAEQTVSAALSWLGLESSKPFFCWVHLYDPHEPYRDHAEDFGDEFRSRPYDAELAYVDQHVGRILERLRHSRQDHSTVIVVAGDHGEGLGEHQESTHGYLAYNSTMRVPLIVVDPRSSQSGQSVTDPVSLVDLLPTVLRQLRITAPPGLTGHELPLFSSLERAGRFACYGESEAPYLEGGWTPLRTWTTSRWKFIQSKRPELYDLLNDPGELRNVLADEPDEAARLEQELTDWESQRTLRVGRAAVLSQDEQRALATLGYTAGKPPATPASDSQRDIKDTIVYAEQVHQCMHLIDRNDLQNAERILEAAVKALPDYPKAWGTLGICYARQENFTRAEDCYRRALTLDPHQNFARIALGRTLLAQDRFDEAREELRVAVRREPSAVDGQFFLGEVSRQLSQWEESIAAYTVAMKLAPDLVEARLGFADALRGEGKTDAAAQQYRAILKQHPRYVAAEIHLAELWVQSGRDDEAIRAYEGILERDPHHIQVLVHFSRLLSTSPQTTLRNPSRAKSLAELACRLTDHREVETLLALAAAQAAMEQVSQAVLTAQAALAVAQDGGRAMMILKAQRELAQYAAASSNANHGDPARP from the coding sequence ATGCGCCGCCGACTGAACGCCGTTGTGGTATTTGCCTTCGTTGTTGGAGTTGTTCTGGGCAGTTGGAAATGGTGGCAAGGTTCCCCGCGGCCGAACTTGCTCTTCGTTACGCTCGACACCACACGAGCAGATCGCTTGGGATGTTACGGCTATCGCTTGGCAAAGACGCCGTTCCTTGATCAGTTGGCGGCGCGCGGTGTTGTTTTCGAGAATGCGTACACCGCCGTACCAATCACGCTGCCATCGCACGCCACGATGTTCACGGGGCTGATGCCTCCTGAACACGGGTTGCGGATCAATGGCACAAACCAACTGCCCGAGGATGTGACGACTCTCGCCCAAGTTCTGCAGCGCCGGGGATATCGAACGGGTGGCTTCGTTTCGTCGTTAGTGCTCGAATCTCGCTTCGGTTTGTCGCGCGGTTTCGATTGTTATGACGATCGGCTCGGCTCGGGGGCTGGGGGCGTCGAGTCTGAACGCGTTGCCGAACAGACCGTTTCCGCCGCGCTTTCGTGGCTCGGGCTGGAATCAAGCAAGCCATTTTTCTGCTGGGTCCACCTGTATGACCCACATGAGCCCTATCGAGATCATGCAGAGGATTTTGGTGATGAATTCCGGTCGCGGCCGTATGATGCCGAGCTGGCGTATGTCGATCAGCACGTGGGGCGGATTCTCGAACGCCTGCGACACTCGCGACAGGATCATTCGACTGTCATCGTTGTCGCTGGGGATCACGGTGAAGGTCTGGGCGAACATCAGGAATCGACCCATGGCTATCTGGCTTACAATTCGACGATGCGTGTGCCGCTCATTGTCGTCGATCCACGAAGCTCCCAATCAGGTCAAAGTGTCACCGACCCCGTCTCGTTGGTGGATCTGTTGCCGACCGTCTTGCGGCAATTGAGGATCACGGCGCCGCCAGGGCTGACCGGACACGAACTGCCACTGTTTTCTTCCCTTGAACGGGCGGGGCGATTCGCCTGTTACGGTGAATCGGAAGCTCCCTACCTGGAAGGGGGGTGGACGCCGCTACGCACCTGGACGACTTCACGATGGAAGTTCATTCAGTCTAAACGCCCCGAGTTGTACGACTTGCTGAATGATCCGGGAGAACTGAGAAACGTTCTGGCCGATGAGCCCGATGAAGCGGCGCGTCTGGAGCAAGAATTGACCGATTGGGAGTCGCAGCGAACGCTTCGCGTTGGCCGCGCCGCCGTTCTCAGCCAGGACGAACAGCGCGCTTTGGCGACATTGGGCTATACCGCAGGAAAACCACCAGCGACACCGGCGAGTGACTCCCAGCGGGACATCAAAGATACGATCGTTTACGCCGAACAAGTTCATCAATGCATGCACCTGATTGACCGGAACGATCTGCAAAATGCCGAGAGAATTCTCGAGGCCGCGGTCAAAGCTCTTCCTGATTATCCGAAGGCATGGGGAACATTGGGGATCTGCTATGCCAGGCAAGAAAATTTCACTCGGGCAGAGGACTGTTATCGGAGAGCGTTGACGCTCGATCCGCACCAGAATTTTGCGAGGATCGCTTTGGGACGCACTTTGCTTGCGCAGGATCGCTTTGACGAGGCGAGGGAAGAACTTCGTGTGGCTGTTCGCCGAGAACCATCCGCCGTTGATGGACAGTTCTTTCTGGGTGAAGTGAGTCGCCAGTTGTCGCAGTGGGAGGAATCGATTGCCGCTTATACCGTCGCGATGAAGTTGGCTCCCGATCTTGTCGAAGCGCGACTCGGGTTCGCGGACGCACTGCGCGGCGAGGGGAAAACAGACGCTGCGGCGCAACAGTATCGTGCGATCCTGAAGCAGCATCCCAGGTATGTCGCGGCCGAAATCCATTTGGCAGAACTTTGGGTACAATCAGGACGTGACGACGAAGCCATTCGCGCCTATGAAGGCATTCTTGAACGAGATCCGCACCACATTCAGGTCCTTGTTCATTTCTCGCGGTTGTTGTCCACGAGTCCTCAGACGACTTTGAGAAATCCGTCGCGCGCCAAATCTCTTGCCGAACTGGCTTGCCGACTGACGGACCATCGCGAAGTGGAGACGCTGCTTGCTTTGGCTGCCGCGCAGGCCGCCATGGAACAGGTTTCGCAGGCTGTGTTAACGGCCCAGGCGGCGTTGGCCGTTGCCCAAGATGGCGGGCGGGCGATGATGATTCTCAAAGCGCAGCGGGAACTGGCTCAGTACGCAGCGGCATCTTCGAACGCGAACCACGGTGATCCCGCCCGTCCATGA
- a CDS encoding DUF1559 domain-containing protein — MKRNRRSLLGFTLIELLVVIAIIAVLISLLLPAVQQAREAARRTQCKNNLKQLGLATHNYHDVHGQFPLGNLFVSSAPGSSSGWSWMAYCLPYLDLANDYNQLDFAFGDRCNGFCASKETANPTIDYTWKSPKAVFSCPSDPRSGSVFTGSTGSGANSIVNGKVAVGSYLGVCGKSLNWDCTQGAFWSGPCTDLSGYEGTFFNNSKIGIRDMTDGSSNTCIAGERGINKDLTYGWPLCGRGYPPLYSARKDHILEMNTFSQGNAMDNPDSGASNQKFWSYHSGGSHFLMGDGAVRFLNYSISTPIYQALGTRNGSEVIGEF, encoded by the coding sequence ATGAAACGGAATCGACGATCGCTCCTCGGATTCACGCTCATTGAGTTGTTAGTCGTCATTGCCATTATCGCCGTCTTGATTTCCCTGCTCCTCCCGGCCGTCCAACAAGCACGCGAGGCCGCTCGTCGAACTCAGTGCAAGAACAATCTGAAACAGCTTGGACTGGCGACACACAATTACCATGACGTGCATGGCCAATTCCCACTTGGAAATCTGTTCGTCAGTTCTGCGCCAGGCTCAAGCAGCGGTTGGTCCTGGATGGCGTATTGTTTGCCCTACCTCGATCTTGCCAACGACTACAACCAATTGGACTTCGCGTTCGGCGACCGCTGCAATGGTTTCTGCGCCTCGAAGGAAACGGCTAACCCAACGATTGATTACACCTGGAAGTCACCCAAAGCTGTGTTCAGTTGTCCATCCGACCCAAGATCCGGAAGCGTCTTCACCGGCAGTACAGGATCAGGGGCCAATTCGATCGTGAACGGGAAAGTCGCTGTCGGAAGCTATCTCGGCGTGTGTGGAAAGTCGTTGAACTGGGACTGCACTCAGGGGGCATTTTGGTCCGGCCCTTGCACCGATCTGTCAGGTTATGAAGGCACTTTCTTCAACAACAGCAAAATTGGAATTCGGGACATGACCGATGGATCGTCCAACACGTGCATTGCGGGAGAACGCGGAATTAATAAGGATCTGACTTACGGGTGGCCACTGTGCGGACGTGGCTATCCCCCGCTGTATTCGGCCCGAAAAGATCACATCCTCGAAATGAACACCTTTTCGCAAGGAAACGCGATGGACAATCCAGATTCTGGTGCATCAAATCAAAAATTCTGGAGCTATCACTCGGGCGGATCGCACTTCCTCATGGGGGATGGAGCGGTTCGGTTTCTGAACTACAGCATCAGCACCCCAATCTATCAGGCCCTGGGAACGCGAAATGGCAGTGAAGTCATTGGGGAATTCTAG
- a CDS encoding DUF1624 domain-containing protein encodes MSVDPHSDLVISPTTDSRRLDVVDLLRGIAIILMSLDHVREFLQAEQVNPLNLGETTVALFFTRWITHFCPSIFILLAGVGASLGLSKNKSRFRQSLFLILRGLWLVFLELTVVHVGWFFNLQFQSGVAQVIWAIGWSMVGLGLMFFLPKRIILIFGLLLIFGHNAFDGILSSRFGSFGWIWTVLHAAGPVQWGHFSIYVAYPLIPWMGVMAVGFGFGDLLKKPPQTRSPIIVGIGFGMILLFGLLRGGNLYGDPVAWTPQSSTAFSILSFLNCHKYPPSLSFLLMTLGPVLAFWPLLERWRGPVADFITTFGRVPLFFYLAHLFVIHGLTLAIVSFQANPLPNWLWSFPPGHAGPGCGVTLPYLYLIWLEIVLIHYPLCRIYGSLKKRYPDSLLRFL; translated from the coding sequence ATGTCTGTCGATCCCCATTCCGACTTGGTCATCAGTCCGACTACAGATTCGCGACGATTGGATGTGGTCGATCTGCTGCGCGGGATCGCCATCATCCTGATGTCATTGGATCACGTTCGAGAATTCTTGCAGGCTGAGCAGGTCAACCCGCTCAATCTCGGTGAAACAACCGTCGCGCTGTTTTTCACTCGCTGGATCACTCACTTCTGCCCTTCGATCTTTATCCTGCTCGCCGGCGTGGGTGCCTCGCTGGGGCTGTCAAAGAACAAGTCGCGATTCAGACAATCGTTGTTCCTGATCCTGCGTGGCCTGTGGCTGGTCTTTCTGGAGCTAACCGTCGTACATGTCGGCTGGTTTTTCAATCTCCAATTTCAGTCCGGGGTGGCGCAGGTCATCTGGGCGATTGGTTGGTCGATGGTGGGGTTGGGGCTGATGTTCTTTCTGCCGAAACGAATCATTCTCATCTTCGGTCTGCTGCTCATTTTCGGGCACAACGCGTTCGATGGAATCCTCAGTTCGCGATTTGGATCATTCGGGTGGATCTGGACAGTTCTGCATGCCGCTGGCCCTGTTCAATGGGGGCATTTCTCCATTTATGTCGCGTACCCCCTGATCCCCTGGATGGGCGTAATGGCGGTGGGATTCGGGTTCGGTGACTTATTGAAAAAGCCGCCCCAAACACGAAGTCCGATCATCGTCGGAATCGGATTCGGAATGATCCTGCTATTTGGTCTTTTGCGTGGCGGCAACCTGTACGGCGACCCTGTGGCGTGGACACCGCAATCGTCGACAGCTTTCTCCATCCTGTCATTTCTGAATTGTCACAAGTACCCACCGTCACTTTCATTCCTTCTAATGACGCTGGGCCCCGTACTGGCCTTTTGGCCGCTGCTTGAACGATGGCGTGGCCCGGTGGCAGACTTCATCACCACCTTCGGGCGCGTGCCGCTCTTTTTTTATCTGGCGCACCTGTTTGTCATTCACGGACTGACGCTTGCGATCGTTTCGTTTCAAGCCAATCCACTACCGAACTGGCTTTGGAGCTTTCCTCCAGGACACGCCGGCCCCGGGTGTGGCGTCACGCTGCCTTATCTGTATTTGATCTGGCTGGAGATTGTGTTGATCCATTATCCACTTTGCCGGATCTATGGATCACTGAAGAAACGCTACCCCGACAGCCTGCTGCGTTTTCTGTAA
- a CDS encoding FtsW/RodA/SpoVE family cell cycle protein — MSTVELLRRVPWLVVGCAVALLAIGLTGIARADELYDGPDLFGKQVTYALLSIPALAVTLVIPYRAWKPISHLLFIGSLPLLIVVLFMEKRGGARCWIQFGYFDLQPSEVVKLTFILALAQYLMYRDNFRRLTGLFAPFVITLVPLALILLEPDLGSALLFVPVLFAMLFAAGMRWRHMMLVGVLGLAMSPVFWVKMSTEQKSRIIALFAQVDGEPNPGGDRWHQHQSKTVLALGGLWGSEFSGMRIDDVDAYRLFAAQSDFVFCLVGERWGLIGTAITLGLYVVLFSLGLRIAARTHEPFGRLIAVGIVTLWGTQTIINTGMTVGLLPVVGITLPLMSSGGSSLLMTTVGLGLLLNVGARPGYEVTGEPFVFE, encoded by the coding sequence GTGTCGACCGTGGAATTGCTCAGGCGTGTGCCGTGGCTGGTTGTCGGATGTGCCGTCGCGTTGCTCGCGATAGGCTTAACCGGTATTGCACGCGCCGACGAACTGTACGACGGTCCTGATCTGTTCGGGAAGCAGGTCACGTACGCCCTGCTCTCGATTCCCGCCCTGGCCGTGACGCTCGTCATTCCCTATCGGGCCTGGAAGCCGATCAGCCATCTGCTGTTCATCGGATCGCTGCCGTTATTGATCGTCGTTTTGTTCATGGAAAAACGCGGGGGAGCCCGCTGCTGGATTCAGTTCGGATATTTTGATCTTCAGCCGTCCGAAGTGGTCAAACTGACGTTCATTCTGGCGCTGGCTCAGTACTTGATGTACCGAGACAATTTTCGCCGTCTGACTGGCTTGTTTGCTCCGTTCGTCATCACGCTCGTACCATTGGCTTTAATTCTGCTCGAACCAGACCTGGGATCGGCATTGCTGTTTGTCCCCGTCTTGTTCGCGATGTTGTTTGCAGCAGGAATGCGATGGCGTCACATGATGCTGGTCGGAGTCCTGGGTTTGGCCATGTCGCCCGTCTTCTGGGTAAAAATGAGTACCGAACAGAAATCCCGAATCATCGCCCTGTTTGCCCAAGTTGATGGCGAACCCAATCCGGGCGGCGATCGGTGGCACCAGCATCAGTCCAAGACCGTGCTGGCACTTGGCGGACTCTGGGGCAGCGAATTCTCGGGGATGCGAATTGATGACGTGGATGCCTATCGGTTGTTTGCAGCCCAATCCGACTTTGTGTTCTGTCTGGTTGGTGAACGGTGGGGGTTGATCGGCACGGCAATCACGCTGGGACTTTACGTCGTCCTGTTTTCGCTGGGTCTTCGGATTGCCGCGCGAACGCACGAACCATTCGGCCGCCTGATCGCCGTCGGGATTGTGACACTCTGGGGAACTCAAACGATTATCAATACCGGCATGACCGTCGGCCTGCTGCCCGTCGTGGGGATTACTCTACCCCTGATGAGTTCCGGCGGCTCAAGCCTGCTCATGACCACTGTCGGTCTCGGCCTGTTGCTAAATGTCGGGGCACGCCCCGGCTATGAAGTCACCGGCGAACCATTTGTGTTTGAATAG